aagatcttcaatgttggtgcaagagattttgcttggttacaaaacccaaaggcgtacatgAAACGCATCAAGAACTTTTGTTTCTGTGGGAGGAgactagggtttcaaaaaggaAACCTTATGAAACtttctagggttaggtttttctttttccacctcctttaaataggagcttaatgagctctcctattccaaataggtttacacaaaccttgggctttccaagtccaataaggattatacaaacccataaacaaatagagtaaaaacgttgctagctatagtctgaatcccgtaagctcgatagatcgagatgtgtgtcgagctttaatgaatctcaacagatcgagcttctgtcaagGAGCTATCAAGACCTGCAGATTGCACTtatcttgagcagttcttgagtaatcttcatgtcttcaatttaaccacttgtaatgatcatcttgaacctatttagatttacccaaatacaagtaaagtgtgttttgtaaaaggatataccaattacaaaaatatgtccctaacaggTACTTTTGGGATAAGCCAGTTGAGGTAAGATTCTTTATACTTATACCCATTTGATTCTTGATTAGTGGATTattcgagagtggtgacctaaAATTCACCCAGTAGTGGTTTTTGCATGTGAGGATTTTTTCCATCGTAATTGAATTGCTatgtcaaacttattttttgttgaactctttttattttggttggaGTAATGTCACTTTCACTTAGACCAAtgatatcaattttattacaaaCCAATCATAATATATCATGCCAACCCTATATTTATAGCGTATGAAAAATGTGTTAAGAGAATGAAAACTGAAACTATTTCACAGCCACAGTTGTCTTGTTGAACTGTACTTGAATTTTCATGGAAATAGAATGatagaaattttaaataaattttttggccTAAAAATGGGAAGTCTCTTGGCTATATATGGAGAAGTAAGTATAGGACACatcaaattttcatgaaaaaGGTGTAACAATTCTCTCACATGGGGTGGATTATGCCTAATGTGCGatgcaaaataaaattagtggatccatcaaaaaataatattgctTTGATAATAAATTGATTGTACCAGCACAATATTGTTAGAGCATGCTACCCTTAAGAAAACTAcgcatagcttgagaccaagataagtaattctTATTCCTCTCCAATATAGCATTGATGgggtaaagaagaaaaatatattttttatccatttaaaggcaaaatatgacaaaatagactgcaaaaatgaaatctacgtgaAAAACTGGGTAAGGAGCACCTGGACAGCAAAAAAGCCAACTATCAAACTCACGGTCAAAGTCAATGGTGGCGGTCAAAGTCGACGGATGACGTGGCAACTGACGCATGCATATGACGCAATGATGACGTTAGCTAGGGTGGACATGGTAGTGATGACGTCTGTAGGTCTAGAGGCCAGTGCATGACTGAGCCGCATCTTCTTTGGGCGGTGCATGAGGGCGCATATGAGCTCCAATAACTGCGAGATTTCCACGATTGAGTAGATCGGGGCGAGACGATCACAGTGGTACCTGCAAAAATATTATCGGAGCAAGATACATGGCGAAGACAGTAAGTGCAGTGGTTTGTGTGGTGTGGAACTCCTCAACGACGGCAGCTACAGGCTCGGAACCCAAGGACGGCGGTTGAGAGACGTCGGAGGTTCAACGGTGAGTGGCTATAGAGGCTGTTGTGATGGCGGAAGCGATAAGAgtccatgttagaaatactgaatgaatagtattttatttctcaaagaattaaatatacatgagtgcctttatataggaggctgagtgtgtagtacaagtatgTGTGTTATACAAGCAAACAATGTGGGTCTAACGCCCACAACCCTATTACATGTTAACAATGGGTTTTGTTCTTTTAATTTGGTGAATCTTTGGACAGACTGTTACTCTCAAGAATTTATTTTACGAGTGATCCTTTCTGGCGAGAAATCTTCCACTTCGTTCTTTGGCTTGGGTTTAATTACAcgttgattttatttttattcttaatctTGACTATCGTAatggttttttttgttatattaattgtTGGTtgcaattataatttataaagaaCTCTTCTTTGGTAGAGGTCCCTCTTTTCTCGGTCTCCTTCAGCTTTAGCCATTACGGTTCTCTGCGGGACTCACCTCTAGACTAGGTTAGAAGATTTggactaattttcttcaaaacttgTCAAAGAATACGGCTGTGAGGAACTTCATGAAATTTATAggtttaaaaataagaaaagaaatgaaaagccTAAAACTTCATGAAGCCAAAATCTCTTTTCATTGCCATTTCCTATAAGGTGTTAATAAAAACCATCAGGTATTCTTCTATGCCTCCATGTGGTTCTTGGCATGCAACGAAGGTGTCATATTCATCCTTGACAGTTGGCACGTACTGCTTGAGCCTTGGATTTCACCTATTCacatttgatttaattaatttaatgacacaTAAATTTGGAATATCTCATTAAATTTTGACGTGGCATATTGTAATtcgattaattaattttttgccttctacaacatttttttttttttttttaaaacattaaatGTTGTACTTTATAGAATTACTATAGCAACAATGTATTTGTACAAAACATTATAAAGACTATTGTGTATGCATTTTAGGCTTGGTTAGCTAAAATGATATACCTTTTTATTATACAAGCATTGATGTGGGTGCTCTTAAGCATTGCCTGTAATTTAAAGTTTTTCGTGACAACGATAATAGggatacatacatatatttttataataatcttTTTACAAGTTACTAAAGCAGTAAGTTGTAATTAGTGGTAATATAGGCCACTAATATCATCACATTTTCATCTATCAATCACACCTTGTTGAAATaacaagttgtaaaaaaaaaaaaatgtattaaacaaATATTGTACATAAATTTACTCGTATTTAGAGTATTCAcagtaaaacatgtaaaagaTATAACTTTTAGTaactcaaaaagttacttttattttaataactcaatttacaatacacccaacatcaaaagttttattttaatatttaacaCCCGTTATCTCCTGCTTCTGCCAGTGTTGATTAGTAAGATGTcttaaaatcaaaaaaaaaatttaccgcAAGAGGCAGGGAACCTATGCTGTAAAGGATATGATGATCAAATTAGAGTGGAAAAGGCGTAGAGATGTCTTGCGGCATCTCCCACCTACGTATGCCACTGTTCAAGCAAATAATTAGCCAATTGGATTGTAATTCTTTAAACCCTTGCTTAGCTAACACGATCACGTACTTGATGAcgaaataacaaagaaaagaaagtaaataCGCGCAGCCTTTGATTTTGTGGTTTACCTTTCAaattaggaaaagaaaatagcTTTGCTAAGTAGCTAACGCCAAAATGACTTTGCGGTTTGTCTTTTAAACAATGTAAAAGACAGCAAATAATTTAGTCAACGCCAAAATGATTCTGTGGTTTACCTTTTAAACAAAATCAGCATGTCCTCGTTGACCGTTCAATTTCTTTTTACGTAATTGAATCTTCGCTTTTTTTAGTTCCTGTCCTTTTCCCGTCAACTATTGCTGCCTCTTATCCACACATTATATATCTTATGACGCATGCAAAGCTAAATGCGATTATGCACTGGTGACGCAAATCAATTGAgagaaacaaatacacacaGTCAGTGACGTGAGGCACTGGATAGGCATCATTATTATGTCCGTTCTGAGCCAAAAAGGCACCTCATCATTGCAAACGTGATCTTCAATGTGGTGTacacaaaattgatttttgCTCATTTGAAGAGTGTCGTGTGTCAACGTGTGATTTACCTTTAAAACAAATGATATGATTTACCTTTAAAACAAATGATATTCTAACACTAACTGGCCAGTCCCTATAAATATGTAGTGACCACATGCATCTTCAATCATAGAGCATCAGAAATCATTTCAGTatcaaaatatcataaaaataaacatgGAAGCCATCTTACTATATTTGTCTCTCACACTTCTCAGCTTTCTTATTGCTTTCAAGCTCATCCTCAAAACAAGAACTTCTCGACCAAAACACCTCCCACCTAGCCCACCTTCTCTTCCAATCATAGGTCATCTCCATATCATTAAAAAACCATTCCACCGTACTTTCCATGCCCTCTCACAAAAATATGGTCAAATATTCTCACTCAAATTTGGTTCACAACTTGTGGTCATTGTTTCATCCTCATCAACAGTTGAAGAGTGCTTCACAAAGAATGACATAGTATTAGCCAATCGTCCTCCCTTCCTACTAGGCAAGCACGTTGCCTACAACAACACCACCCTAGTACAATCCCCATATGGTGATCACTGGCGCAACCTCCGCCGCATTAGTACCCTCGAAATCTTCTCAAACAATCGCCTCAACAAGTTCTTAGGCATCCGAAGGGATGAGATCAAGCACTTGCTACAAAACCTATCCCGCAACTCTTGCCACAGTTTCGCCAAGGTGGAGCTACAATCAATGCTCTTGGAGATGACATTTAACAACATAATGAGAATGGTGGCAGGAAAACGGTACTACATGTACGGTGAAGACGTGAAGGACGAGGAAGAAGCGAGACAGTTTAGGCGGATAATTAAAGAGTTAACAAGGTTCGAAGGGGCATCAAATCCCACAGAGTTTGTGCCCATCTTGCGGTGGATGGATTATGGAGGTTTGGAGAAGAAGTTGAAGAGCCTTTCCAAGAGGACGGATGAGTTCTTGCAAGCACTCATTAATGAGAAAAGGCTTAAGGAGGAAGAGGGTAACACTATGATTGACCATATGCTTTCTTTGCAAAAATCACAGCCAGAGTACTACACGGACCAAATCATCAAGGGGCTTATATTGGTAAGTGCATTGAATAATGCTTCATTTCTTACTGAGCAAACTAGGAAATCatggttttgtttgattcttgcATCTTAAAAAGCAGTCACGCAATtatctgttttatttttctttaatagctTCATCGGAATTGTTGTCTAGTGCAAAAAAGTGACATTCTTAGTGAATGTTTGGATAGTGGCAAGCGTCCAGCGTTTTGTgcgtgggtcccgtgcactgatGACGGGACCTACAAGcctcttttttcagcaaaacttttattaaaaataggtctcacgacattattcacacatttaaaaattattttaatacagtgtcttcagttttcagcaataagcagtatccaaacagacccttagtcctgaggaaaaaaaatccacagTAACATTAGACTAACTAGTTACATATCATCGTTGTTGAATTTCGCAGAACATATAAagaaaccttttttatttaatatattgttgttttattCTAAACACCTCGTGTATAATGCACATGTATTGTTACTTGCTGGGACTGACACATCAGCAGTTACATTAGAGTGGGCAATGACTAATTTGCTTAATCATCCTAATATATTGAAGAAAGCTAGAGATGAGATAAATAGTCAAATTGGAGAAGAGAAATTGATTGAGGAATCAGATGTTTCCAAATTACACTACCTTCAGAGTATTATCTCAGAAACCCTTCGATTGTATCCAGCAGCACCATTGTTAGTACCCCATATGTCCTCTGCTGATTGCACCATCGGAGGATATGATGTACCAAGTGGCACAATGTTATTGGTCAATGCATGGGCCATACATAGAGATCCTATGGTGTGGGATGATGCGACTAGTTTTAAACCAGAGAGGTTTGAAAATGGTGAAAGTGAAGGACATAAGCTAATGCCATTTGGGATTGGGAGAAGGACTTGTCCTGGGGCAGGCCTCGCCCAACGTACTGTGAGCCTGACTTTGGGTTCGTTGATTCAATGTTTTGAGTGGGAAAGGGTTACCACAAAAGAAGTTGACATAGATGAAGGTAGTGGGCTCACTATGCCTAAAGCCATGCCATTGGAGGCCATGTGTAAAGCACGCCCAATCATGCATAAGCTTCTTTCTATGTCAACAGATGATGTTTGAACAATCTCCTTGAATTACTTTTAAGAGACTTGCTTAGttatttgttgataattttaatcatttaatagACTAAAATAAACCATTACatattcaattttcaaattgaattaTTGTATCTATATAAAGTTGTatctttttttggggtttttttttttggtgtggtgTTGTTGTTTTTGGCCTATAATAAATAGTGATTTGTATATTTGTTTAAGGAATAGTAAACGATACGTATAATTTTACTTTTCCCTTCCAAATTCTTAAGTTAAATTAGGACATTTTGTTATAGGATATAAATAAGTCAAGTTGTGTAAAATTTGAAAGTTAACTGCAAAAACACTTGTGCATTTGCTAAATTGGTGAAATGAATGTCTAGAATTTGAGACATATttttagattatatatatatataaaagatatgaTATGTATCTTGAATTGAGTTTACTTAGATATTTAATTCAGTTGCGTCTTTCCTtatttacaataatattatcaaaagCAAATAATTGAGAAAGATTTTTTTCTAAGTGAAAGACaatggtgaagaagaagaaaactacCGGTTGAGCTTATTCCAGTCAACTTTCATGTGTGGGTCTGTCTTCTCTgctattccttttttttggctaagcgctctctctctctctctctctctctctctctctctcatggagAGATTGTGTGACTACTATGTGTAAAAAACGGAGAAACACTACGTTTTTACACAAAGCCTTGCTCCATATATACAAGAGAGTAACCCATACACATGAAATGAGGTGTACCAAGCCCAATGATGAAAATAATCAATAAGTGCGTTATAAGGTCTTCTCTCTTTATCTTTTAAACATTCAAACTACTCCGATATTATATTACAAATGCAAATAATTGATGAGTTTTCCGTAAAATTTTTTGGAAGGGTTTTTCTTATATGAtgttatatgctcatgcattgcattacatttgcattttcacaatgtttcatgcattatagATGTGTGTTTCTATGTTGGAACCTTGTGTGTtgttaggattggattgggctgagcccatgatgcatttttttgttatacgtcacatgctcatgcattgttcatgcata
This genomic stretch from Castanea sativa cultivar Marrone di Chiusa Pesio chromosome 9, ASM4071231v1 harbors:
- the LOC142610853 gene encoding cytochrome P450 81Q32-like, whose protein sequence is MEAILLYLSLTLLSFLIAFKLILKTRTSRPKHLPPSPPSLPIIGHLHIIKKPFHRTFHALSQKYGQIFSLKFGSQLVVIVSSSSTVEECFTKNDIVLANRPPFLLGKHVAYNNTTLVQSPYGDHWRNLRRISTLEIFSNNRLNKFLGIRRDEIKHLLQNLSRNSCHSFAKVELQSMLLEMTFNNIMRMVAGKRYYMYGEDVKDEEEARQFRRIIKELTRFEGASNPTEFVPILRWMDYGGLEKKLKSLSKRTDEFLQALINEKRLKEEEGNTMIDHMLSLQKSQPEYYTDQIIKGLILVLLLAGTDTSAVTLEWAMTNLLNHPNILKKARDEINSQIGEEKLIEESDVSKLHYLQSIISETLRLYPAAPLLVPHMSSADCTIGGYDVPSGTMLLVNAWAIHRDPMVWDDATSFKPERFENGESEGHKLMPFGIGRRTCPGAGLAQRTVSLTLGSLIQCFEWERVTTKEVDIDEGSGLTMPKAMPLEAMCKARPIMHKLLSMSTDDV